The following proteins come from a genomic window of Nostoc sp. ATCC 53789:
- a CDS encoding aldo/keto reductase yields the protein MTLPTINLGKTGLTVSRLCLGTMTFGLQTDEETSRDILDTAADGGINFLDTADVYPLGGGLTTAGRTEEIVGRWLKGKREHFILATKCVGRVGPAPWDQGASRKHILDAIDASLRRLGTDYIDLYQLHSDDTSTPLDETLEALDAVVRAGKVRYIGVSNFLAYRLARALGRAETRNLTRFVSIQPRYNLLFREIERELLPLAKEEGLGVISYNPLAGGLLTGKHILAQGPTSGTRFTLGAAAERYQERYWHDREFNTVEELRTVADLAGFSLTTLAVAWVLSNPIITAPIIGASRPQQLADNFKAVEVKLDDSLKQKLDDITAEYRRGDSLR from the coding sequence ATGACCTTACCAACTATCAATCTCGGTAAAACTGGATTAACTGTTTCCCGTCTTTGTCTTGGCACCATGACTTTTGGATTGCAGACTGACGAAGAAACTTCTAGAGATATCCTCGACACGGCAGCCGATGGCGGAATCAACTTTTTGGATACAGCCGATGTTTATCCACTTGGCGGCGGGCTTACCACTGCTGGCCGTACCGAAGAAATCGTTGGGCGCTGGCTCAAAGGCAAACGCGAACATTTTATCTTAGCTACCAAGTGCGTCGGCCGGGTTGGCCCTGCACCTTGGGATCAGGGTGCTTCGCGCAAACATATTCTAGATGCGATCGATGCTTCTCTACGACGTTTGGGAACCGACTATATCGACCTGTACCAATTGCACTCCGACGATACTTCCACCCCCCTCGATGAAACCCTGGAAGCGCTGGACGCGGTAGTTCGTGCTGGCAAAGTACGCTACATCGGGGTTTCCAACTTCTTAGCTTACCGACTCGCTCGCGCCTTGGGTCGCGCCGAAACGCGAAATCTAACCAGATTCGTCTCAATTCAGCCCCGCTACAACCTGTTGTTCCGCGAAATTGAGCGAGAACTATTGCCCCTAGCTAAAGAAGAAGGACTGGGTGTAATTTCCTACAATCCGTTGGCGGGCGGTCTGCTTACCGGCAAACACATTCTCGCTCAAGGCCCCACCTCTGGTACACGTTTTACGCTAGGTGCTGCCGCAGAACGTTATCAAGAACGCTACTGGCACGATCGCGAGTTCAATACTGTAGAGGAATTACGCACAGTCGCGGATCTCGCCGGATTTTCCCTTACCACCCTAGCGGTAGCTTGGGTTTTATCTAATCCCATTATCACTGCCCCCATCATCGGCGCTAGTCGCCCACAACAACTTGCCGACAACTTCAAGGCAGTAGAAGTCAAACTCGACGACAGTTTGAAACAAAAGTTAGACGACATAACTGCCGAATACCGAAGAGGAGATTCTCTTCGTTAG
- the ftsH gene encoding ATP-dependent zinc metalloprotease FtsH: MTNLGKKALVKRQSSKRVAWVGALAKPAVGIAASLIMLPGIFGSTPVLAQKPESTSTTSSTSLNYGDLLKKAKAGEVQKVELDETEQLARVYLKGQKENTPPQQVRLLAQNTELINILKDKNVEFGEVSSANSRAAVGLLINLMWILPLVALMLLFLRRSTNASSQAMNFGKSKARFQMEAKTGVKFEDVAGVEEAKEDLEEVVTFLKQPERFTAVGARIPKGVLLIGPPGTGKTLLAKAIAGEAGVPFFSISGSEFVEMFVGVGASRVRDLFKKAKENAPCLIFIDEIDAVGRQRGAGIGGGNDEREQTLNQLLTEMDGFEGNTGIIIIAATNRPDVLDAALLRPGRFDRQVMVDAPDLKGRLEILKVHARNKKIDPSVSLEAIARRTPGFTGADLANLLNEAAILTARRRKEAVTILEIDAAVDRVVAGMEGTALVDSKSKRLIAYHEVGHALVGTLLKDHDPVQKVTLIPRGQALGLTWFTPNEEQGLVSRSQLKSRITATLGGRAAEEIVFGKPEVTTGASNDLQQVTGMARQMVTRFGMSELGPLSLENQSGEVFLGRDWMNKSDYSEEIAAKIDSQVREIVNNSYIKAKELLEENRIVLERLVDLLIEEETIEGDSFRQIVADNAQVADAQLAVPH; encoded by the coding sequence ATGACAAATTTGGGAAAAAAAGCATTGGTAAAAAGGCAGTCATCAAAGCGAGTTGCTTGGGTTGGTGCGTTGGCAAAGCCCGCCGTAGGCATCGCAGCTAGCTTGATTATGTTACCAGGAATTTTCGGGAGTACCCCCGTCTTGGCACAAAAACCAGAGAGTACCTCTACTACCTCTAGTACCTCTCTAAACTATGGTGATTTGCTCAAGAAAGCGAAGGCGGGAGAAGTCCAAAAAGTAGAGCTTGACGAAACCGAACAGCTAGCCAGAGTTTATCTCAAAGGGCAAAAGGAAAATACGCCACCGCAACAGGTAAGACTTTTAGCGCAAAACACAGAGTTAATTAACATACTCAAAGATAAAAATGTTGAGTTTGGCGAGGTTTCCTCTGCTAACAGTCGAGCTGCTGTTGGGCTATTGATTAATCTTATGTGGATTTTGCCACTGGTAGCTTTAATGCTATTGTTCCTCCGACGCTCTACAAATGCTTCTAGCCAAGCGATGAATTTCGGCAAATCCAAAGCTCGTTTCCAAATGGAAGCCAAAACCGGAGTGAAATTTGAAGATGTCGCCGGGGTTGAAGAAGCTAAAGAAGACCTTGAAGAAGTTGTTACTTTCTTAAAACAGCCAGAAAGATTTACGGCTGTAGGCGCACGGATTCCCAAAGGAGTGCTGTTAATTGGCCCCCCTGGTACTGGTAAAACTTTACTAGCAAAAGCGATCGCAGGTGAAGCAGGTGTACCATTCTTCAGTATTTCCGGTTCAGAATTCGTGGAAATGTTCGTTGGTGTGGGTGCATCTCGCGTCCGCGACCTCTTCAAGAAAGCGAAAGAAAATGCCCCATGTCTAATATTTATCGATGAAATTGACGCAGTAGGTAGACAACGGGGTGCTGGTATCGGTGGCGGTAACGATGAGCGCGAACAAACCCTCAATCAACTGCTCACCGAAATGGATGGTTTTGAAGGTAATACAGGTATTATTATTATTGCTGCCACTAACCGCCCAGATGTCTTAGATGCAGCGCTGCTTAGACCAGGACGCTTTGACAGACAAGTGATGGTGGATGCGCCGGATCTCAAAGGTCGACTGGAAATTTTGAAAGTCCACGCGCGGAATAAGAAAATTGACCCTAGCGTATCATTAGAAGCGATCGCTCGTCGCACTCCTGGATTTACTGGCGCAGACTTAGCCAACTTACTCAACGAAGCGGCAATTCTGACTGCTCGGAGACGCAAAGAAGCTGTCACCATTTTAGAAATTGATGCTGCTGTGGATAGAGTGGTTGCAGGTATGGAAGGTACTGCTTTAGTAGACAGCAAGAGCAAACGCTTGATTGCCTATCATGAAGTTGGACACGCTTTGGTAGGCACATTGCTCAAAGACCATGACCCTGTGCAGAAAGTTACATTAATTCCACGGGGACAAGCACTCGGATTAACTTGGTTTACTCCTAACGAAGAACAGGGGTTAGTTTCCCGTTCTCAACTCAAATCGCGGATTACTGCTACTTTGGGTGGTCGCGCCGCCGAGGAAATCGTTTTTGGCAAGCCAGAAGTTACCACAGGTGCAAGCAATGACTTGCAACAGGTGACAGGGATGGCGCGGCAAATGGTGACACGCTTCGGGATGTCAGAATTAGGCCCATTGTCTTTGGAAAATCAGAGTGGAGAGGTATTTTTAGGACGCGACTGGATGAATAAATCAGACTATTCTGAAGAAATTGCCGCCAAAATTGATTCACAGGTGCGTGAAATTGTCAACAACTCTTATATCAAAGCAAAAGAACTGTTGGAAGAAAACCGCATAGTTTTGGAACGTTTAGTAGATTTGTTAATAGAAGAAGAAACAATTGAAGGCGATTCATTCCGCCAAATCGTTGCTGATAATGCCCAAGTAGCTGATGCACAATTAGCTGTACCTCATTAG
- a CDS encoding dienelactone hydrolase family protein, giving the protein MSVEQRSHNSSLPYLFSPVSDNAKQPAPLVLFLHGGRDRGTDLNVLLKWGLPRFVDLSDSLPYVFAAPQIPAEQTWADRADDVLALLDELIASQPVDPARVILAGFSLGSAGIWHIAALHPDRFAGLIPVSGRVPKTLAESELAVLKDIPVQIFQGGQDKNLPIEDTEHFVERLRKVGGKVDLTVLPEGDHFIADEVYRDSKLQQWLVSQSRRQASVVASS; this is encoded by the coding sequence ATGTCCGTTGAACAACGCTCTCACAATAGTTCTTTGCCTTATCTTTTCTCGCCTGTTTCTGACAATGCCAAGCAACCTGCACCCTTAGTTCTGTTTTTACATGGAGGACGCGATCGCGGGACGGATCTGAATGTGCTACTGAAATGGGGTCTACCTCGTTTCGTAGATTTATCCGACTCATTACCTTATGTCTTCGCCGCACCCCAGATTCCGGCTGAACAGACTTGGGCAGATCGAGCAGATGACGTGCTGGCTTTGCTTGATGAACTGATCGCTTCCCAGCCCGTCGATCCAGCGCGGGTGATATTAGCCGGGTTCAGCTTAGGCTCGGCCGGTATTTGGCATATCGCTGCTTTGCATCCCGATCGCTTCGCAGGTCTAATACCTGTGTCTGGACGTGTACCTAAAACATTAGCAGAAAGCGAACTAGCCGTACTCAAAGACATTCCCGTTCAGATATTCCAAGGTGGACAAGACAAAAATTTGCCAATTGAGGACACGGAGCATTTTGTTGAGCGCTTACGCAAAGTCGGGGGGAAAGTTGATTTGACAGTGCTACCGGAAGGCGATCATTTTATAGCAGATGAAGTTTACAGAGACTCGAAATTGCAACAATGGTTAGTTTCACAGAGTCGTCGTCAGGCTTCTGTAGTGGCATCGAGCTAA
- a CDS encoding DUF928 domain-containing protein, giving the protein MKHRFWASYLLAALAFLPLEPVITTQVLATESVLQLAQAKSAYTQYMQLGYNETKRRNYRKALGYFQQAERLRPGDRYATSAIRNVTSYIQRGRNRIAFVPGRPGRVRSAGTRGSCFQTGQNIIPLTPTDKEAQRTTAERPTLFFYVPQTSTTVQALEFVLRDDDSSDPLYKGTFKPVGQNGIVSVNVPTNQPSLQIGKEYSWTFSMICDTNNRDKDSYVEGTIVRSQDENLSLQLNQPNTDLDRAVLFATAGFWEDSLRTLANLRRQRPNDPEVQKYWEDLLNSVEIKEVVNKPLLPCCTVQK; this is encoded by the coding sequence ATGAAACATAGATTTTGGGCAAGCTATTTGCTTGCGGCTTTAGCATTTCTTCCCTTAGAACCTGTGATTACTACACAGGTTTTGGCAACAGAGTCAGTTTTGCAACTAGCACAAGCCAAATCTGCTTACACGCAATATATGCAACTCGGCTATAACGAAACCAAACGTAGAAACTACCGAAAAGCTTTGGGATATTTTCAGCAAGCAGAACGGCTACGTCCTGGAGATAGATACGCTACTTCTGCAATTAGAAATGTTACAAGTTACATCCAACGCGGTAGAAATCGTATTGCCTTCGTCCCAGGTAGACCTGGTAGGGTAAGGTCAGCAGGAACACGAGGAAGTTGCTTTCAAACTGGACAAAATATCATTCCCCTGACACCGACAGATAAGGAAGCTCAACGAACCACAGCAGAGCGTCCCACATTATTTTTCTATGTTCCTCAAACCTCTACAACAGTACAAGCACTAGAATTTGTTTTGCGGGATGATGATAGCTCCGACCCATTGTATAAAGGAACTTTCAAACCTGTTGGGCAGAATGGTATTGTTAGTGTAAATGTACCTACTAATCAGCCATCTCTACAAATCGGTAAAGAATATAGTTGGACTTTTTCAATGATTTGTGATACCAACAACCGCGATAAAGACTCTTATGTAGAAGGTACAATAGTGCGATCGCAAGATGAAAATCTATCTCTTCAATTAAACCAACCAAACACAGACTTGGATCGTGCAGTTCTATTTGCAACTGCTGGATTTTGGGAAGATTCTCTCAGAACTTTAGCTAATTTACGCCGCCAGCGTCCTAATGATCCTGAAGTTCAGAAATATTGGGAAGATTTGTTGAATTCAGTAGAGATTAAAGAAGTTGTAAACAAGCCTTTATTGCCCTGTTGTACTGTTCAAAAATAA
- a CDS encoding amidohydrolase family protein, which produces MTEYSRLKTSRSAAIRATLDYPVIDTDVHTNDFTPAFEDYIAKYGGVKLVDELRKTEASRLNSKSNGKDWYQQTPEERQYNRTIRSPWWARVTKNTLDLATYTLPELLYERQAEQGSDYSVLFPNNVLAPAGASAENRQALQRAVNHYHADIYRKYSDRLTPVAGIPLTTPQEGIEELEFAVKTLGLKVINITGGVKRPIKAIADKYPADKFPEIAKYASYIDFYGLDSEYDYDPFWAKVVELGVPVTTHYGSQGWTGRSSISNYMNNHIGHFADGSEAFAKALFFGGVTKRFPQLRVAMLEGGADWGAHVYIHLVDRFSKRNIKALENYNPALTNADELFEIFERYGAEVTQGHSLDKDELTKTVLGASFSRHSRAPIGSELDDFAAAGIETIEDIRDRWVNSFFFGSESDDRTIATAFNDKANPLGVKINAIYSSDVGHWDVPDLTSPLAESWDLVQEGVISEADFKSYVFANPYKFYTQANPEFFKGTAIESKVGNTEFKQVDKSLVVA; this is translated from the coding sequence ATGACTGAATATAGCCGATTAAAGACCTCACGCTCCGCCGCAATCAGAGCAACCCTTGATTATCCGGTAATCGATACCGATGTTCATACCAATGATTTCACACCGGCGTTTGAGGATTACATCGCTAAGTACGGTGGTGTGAAACTTGTAGATGAGTTACGTAAGACAGAAGCTTCCCGTCTTAACTCCAAGAGCAACGGTAAAGACTGGTATCAACAAACCCCTGAAGAACGTCAATATAACCGGACAATCCGATCGCCTTGGTGGGCGAGAGTTACCAAAAATACGCTGGATTTAGCTACTTACACCCTCCCTGAATTGCTCTATGAGCGTCAGGCGGAGCAAGGGTCAGACTATTCGGTGCTATTTCCGAACAATGTCCTAGCACCTGCTGGAGCCAGTGCAGAGAATCGTCAGGCACTGCAACGCGCGGTAAATCACTATCATGCTGATATTTACCGCAAATATAGCGATCGCCTGACACCGGTAGCTGGTATTCCCTTAACTACTCCCCAGGAAGGCATTGAGGAGCTAGAGTTTGCAGTAAAAACACTCGGTTTAAAAGTGATTAATATCACTGGCGGAGTGAAACGGCCGATTAAAGCGATCGCTGATAAATATCCAGCCGATAAATTCCCCGAAATCGCCAAGTATGCTTCTTATATCGACTTCTACGGACTAGATAGTGAATACGACTACGATCCCTTCTGGGCAAAGGTCGTGGAATTGGGCGTACCCGTCACCACCCATTACGGCAGCCAAGGTTGGACTGGACGCTCCTCCATCAGTAACTACATGAACAACCATATCGGTCACTTCGCCGATGGTTCGGAAGCATTTGCAAAGGCGTTGTTCTTCGGTGGCGTTACCAAGCGTTTTCCACAGTTGCGAGTAGCGATGCTCGAAGGTGGTGCAGATTGGGGTGCGCATGTCTACATTCATTTGGTAGATCGTTTCTCCAAGCGCAATATCAAGGCACTGGAAAATTACAATCCAGCATTGACAAATGCCGATGAGCTATTTGAAATATTTGAACGCTATGGTGCAGAAGTTACTCAAGGGCATTCCCTCGATAAGGATGAATTGACTAAGACTGTACTGGGAGCTTCATTTAGCCGTCATAGCCGTGCGCCAATTGGTAGCGAATTGGATGATTTTGCAGCCGCAGGCATTGAAACAATTGAAGACATCCGCGATCGCTGGGTGAATAGTTTCTTCTTTGGTTCCGAGTCTGACGATCGCACCATCGCTACGGCATTCAACGACAAAGCCAATCCCTTGGGAGTCAAAATCAACGCCATCTATTCCTCCGATGTTGGTCACTGGGATGTACCAGACCTGACTTCCCCCTTGGCTGAAAGCTGGGATTTGGTTCAAGAAGGCGTTATTTCCGAAGCCGACTTTAAGTCCTATGTATTCGCTAATCCCTACAAGTTTTACACCCAAGCTAACCCCGAATTTTTCAAGGGTACTGCGATCGAATCCAAAGTAGGTAACACCGAATTTAAACAAGTGGATAAGAGCCTGGTAGTGGCGTAA
- a CDS encoding LLM class flavin-dependent oxidoreductase: MNTTRKFRLGAFVQATGHHVSSWRHPDAQADAGLNFEHYKEITQTAERGLFDAVFLADSPGVWGGAPETQYRNGKMAHFEPVTLFSALSSVTKNIGFISTASTTYEEPYTLARKFASLDYLSNGRAGWNVVTTGNENAARNFGLEHHPEHSQRYERAEEFVEVVKGLWDSWEDDAFIRDKESGVYFDPDKLHTLNHKGKYFSVQGPLNVGRPPQGYPVIVQAGASESGRDLAARTAEVIFTANQTLADAQEFYADVKGRLAQYGRSPDDLKIMPGAFPIIGRTEAEAQEKYEFLQSLIHPDVAWGILKNYYKGVDLSKYSLDDVAPELPSDTNTNKSRLKLVRDLATRGTLTLRQLYLSLATARGHRTILGTPETIADQLEEWFNNGAADGFNIMPPILPTGLDEFVNLVVPILQKRGLFRTEYEGSTLRENLGLRRPVNRFAAKQVDKSLVLA; this comes from the coding sequence ATGAATACAACACGCAAGTTTCGTTTAGGTGCATTTGTTCAAGCCACCGGTCATCATGTCTCCTCTTGGCGACACCCTGATGCACAAGCAGATGCTGGATTGAATTTCGAGCATTACAAGGAAATTACCCAGACTGCTGAACGCGGCTTGTTTGATGCAGTTTTCTTGGCAGATAGCCCAGGAGTTTGGGGTGGCGCTCCAGAAACTCAGTATCGCAACGGTAAAATGGCCCATTTCGAGCCAGTCACTCTCTTCTCGGCCTTGTCCTCTGTTACCAAAAACATCGGCTTCATTTCCACCGCCTCGACTACTTATGAAGAACCCTACACCTTGGCGCGGAAGTTTGCCTCATTGGACTACTTGAGTAACGGCCGCGCAGGGTGGAATGTAGTCACCACAGGCAATGAGAACGCTGCTCGTAATTTCGGACTTGAGCATCACCCAGAACATAGCCAGCGTTATGAACGCGCCGAAGAGTTTGTGGAAGTAGTGAAAGGACTGTGGGATAGCTGGGAAGATGATGCTTTTATCCGCGACAAAGAATCTGGTGTCTATTTCGATCCAGACAAACTGCATACACTCAACCATAAAGGCAAATATTTTTCTGTCCAAGGCCCTTTAAACGTCGGTCGTCCGCCTCAAGGCTACCCCGTGATTGTTCAGGCTGGAGCCTCGGAATCTGGACGGGACTTAGCTGCACGCACCGCCGAAGTAATTTTCACCGCCAATCAAACCCTAGCTGATGCCCAAGAATTTTATGCTGATGTGAAAGGGAGATTAGCACAATATGGGCGATCGCCAGACGATTTAAAAATTATGCCTGGTGCTTTCCCAATCATTGGCCGTACCGAAGCAGAAGCTCAAGAAAAGTACGAATTCCTGCAATCTTTGATTCATCCTGATGTCGCTTGGGGAATTTTAAAGAACTATTACAAAGGTGTCGATTTGTCGAAATATTCTCTAGATGATGTGGCTCCTGAACTGCCCAGCGACACCAACACTAACAAGAGTCGTCTAAAACTAGTCAGAGATTTGGCGACTCGTGGCACTCTCACATTGCGTCAGTTGTATCTCTCTCTTGCCACCGCACGAGGACATCGCACCATCCTTGGTACTCCCGAAACCATTGCCGACCAGCTAGAAGAATGGTTCAACAATGGTGCAGCAGACGGCTTTAATATCATGCCGCCAATCCTTCCCACAGGATTAGATGAATTCGTTAACTTAGTCGTTCCCATCTTGCAAAAACGCGGATTGTTCCGTACCGAATACGAGGGTAGTACCTTGCGTGAAAACTTGGGATTGCGTCGTCCGGTCAATCGTTTTGCTGCAAAACAAGTGGATAAGAGCCTTGTATTGGCGTAA
- a CDS encoding ABC transporter ATP-binding protein, with product MTKKTRQFKSFQRAADAPNLPSTPFRFILYFVNQFRWWYVLMVSLEMVHATCGVMLPYAIGEIIRGVTKSTGDSQPIFDAMRQPLMLFIALSVGEVIFGRSAGLLQTILHPIHRQHIVRSLYAYLQHHSHRYMSSSFSGALAHRISETSLGVTQTMQMLITEFMAVIVVYIVATMLLYRAYPPLAALVGVWAVLFISISFWLATRCRIYSRKAAAARSETTGIIVDTVTNLTSSRLFARLGFERRYLNEQLSRELKQVRKSNWYSERIRWFQFISAAILKISTLYYSLFLWSQGKIATADFVVATSLSLLIIIEARNLSRRFLEFFEHIGNVANGVFTIVQPHELVDRDRAIAHPITQGKIEFRRVNFNYSDEKKVFNNLSVTIQAGQRVGLVGFSGSGKSSFVNLILRLFDPQSGQIIIDGVDIRDMTQDALHAQISLIPQDPSLFHRTLLENIRYGRLDATDEEVFEAARKANAHDFIIQSQDGYNSLVGERGVKLSGGQRQRIAIARVILKDAPILILDEATSSLDSITEKAIQDTLDLAMNGKTVIVVAHRLSTIVHLDRILVFDKGRIIEDGSHAQLLALGGAYHRLWKMQAGGFIPENLGEERIHEVRSGTDNVQKGMIA from the coding sequence ATGACGAAAAAGACCAGACAATTCAAATCCTTTCAACGTGCTGCTGATGCACCAAACCTACCATCAACTCCATTCAGGTTCATTTTGTATTTCGTTAACCAGTTTCGCTGGTGGTATGTGTTAATGGTGAGCCTGGAGATGGTACACGCAACCTGTGGCGTTATGTTGCCTTATGCCATTGGTGAGATCATCCGAGGTGTGACGAAATCAACGGGCGACAGCCAGCCCATTTTTGATGCCATGAGGCAACCCCTGATGCTGTTCATCGCCTTGAGTGTGGGTGAAGTAATATTCGGGCGTTCGGCTGGACTCTTGCAAACTATCCTCCATCCAATCCACCGACAACATATTGTGCGATCGCTATATGCCTACTTGCAACACCATTCGCATCGCTACATGAGCAGCAGTTTTTCCGGGGCATTAGCACATCGGATTAGCGAAACTTCTCTGGGTGTTACTCAGACGATGCAAATGTTAATTACTGAATTTATGGCAGTAATTGTTGTGTATATCGTCGCCACGATGTTACTGTATCGCGCTTATCCTCCCCTGGCTGCACTCGTGGGCGTGTGGGCAGTTCTTTTCATCAGTATTTCGTTCTGGCTGGCAACTCGCTGCCGAATTTACTCTCGGAAAGCCGCAGCCGCAAGAAGTGAGACAACTGGCATCATCGTAGATACAGTAACAAATCTCACCAGTAGCCGATTGTTTGCTCGTTTAGGTTTTGAACGACGCTATTTGAATGAGCAATTAAGCCGCGAACTCAAACAGGTGAGAAAGTCCAACTGGTATTCGGAGCGAATTCGCTGGTTTCAGTTCATCTCGGCAGCCATTCTGAAAATCAGCACTCTGTATTACTCGCTCTTTCTCTGGAGTCAAGGAAAGATCGCTACTGCTGATTTCGTCGTCGCAACTAGCCTGTCGCTATTGATCATCATTGAAGCCCGGAATTTGAGCCGCCGCTTTCTGGAATTTTTTGAACATATCGGCAATGTCGCCAATGGTGTCTTTACCATCGTTCAACCCCACGAGTTGGTCGATCGCGATCGCGCGATCGCACACCCAATTACCCAAGGTAAGATTGAGTTTCGCCGGGTGAATTTCAATTATTCGGATGAAAAGAAAGTTTTCAACAACCTTTCTGTCACCATCCAAGCCGGACAGCGTGTCGGACTGGTGGGCTTCTCTGGTTCGGGAAAATCCAGCTTTGTCAATCTAATTCTGCGTTTGTTCGACCCCCAATCTGGACAGATTATTATTGATGGGGTCGATATTCGAGACATGACTCAGGATGCCCTACACGCTCAAATCAGCTTGATTCCCCAAGATCCATCTCTGTTCCATCGCACTTTGCTAGAAAATATTCGTTATGGACGCTTAGATGCAACCGATGAGGAAGTGTTCGAGGCGGCGCGAAAGGCTAATGCTCACGATTTCATCATCCAAAGTCAGGATGGTTATAATTCTCTGGTGGGCGAACGCGGTGTCAAGTTATCTGGAGGGCAGAGACAACGGATTGCGATCGCTCGCGTAATCCTCAAAGATGCGCCGATCCTGATTTTAGATGAAGCCACCTCTAGCCTCGATTCAATCACCGAAAAAGCGATCCAAGATACCCTCGACTTAGCAATGAATGGGAAAACGGTCATTGTGGTAGCTCATCGACTATCTACCATCGTCCATCTAGACCGGATTTTGGTGTTCGATAAAGGTCGCATTATTGAAGATGGTTCGCACGCTCAACTACTGGCACTTGGCGGTGCTTATCACAGGTTATGGAAAATGCAAGCAGGTGGATTTATCCCAGAAAATCTCGGCGAAGAACGCATACATGAGGTTCGCAGTGGCACAGATAACGTTCAAAAGGGAATGATCGCTTGA
- a CDS encoding sulfite exporter TauE/SafE family protein: MRNIWAFAWGALVGILGGLIGLGGAEFRLPVLVSIFNYRTLQAIIINLIVSLVTVTFSFIFRSGVIGVENVFANLTVIINILAGSLIGSYVGVNYATQINEQTLNRIVVVFLFFLSFVLIGHNLIFSFQSWQLPDLLRIGIGFVAGIVIGIFSSMLGVAGGELIIPTIILVFAIDIKLAGSLSLAISIPTIIMGLFKYRSQQRLKEVKSDQRFIVSMASGSILGAFVGSNLLRYVASSWLYVILGVILLLSALKLARHKRSA, encoded by the coding sequence ATGCGGAATATTTGGGCGTTTGCTTGGGGTGCTTTGGTCGGGATTCTTGGTGGGCTAATCGGTTTGGGTGGTGCAGAGTTTCGCTTACCAGTTTTAGTTAGCATTTTTAACTATCGAACTCTACAGGCAATTATTATCAATCTCATAGTTAGCCTCGTCACTGTTACCTTTTCATTCATTTTTCGGAGTGGCGTTATTGGTGTTGAGAATGTTTTTGCAAACCTGACAGTAATCATCAACATTCTGGCCGGCTCTCTCATTGGCTCTTATGTTGGGGTTAACTATGCAACCCAGATCAACGAACAAACATTAAATCGGATTGTTGTCGTTTTTCTATTTTTCCTGAGCTTCGTACTGATCGGTCATAATCTCATTTTCAGTTTTCAGAGTTGGCAACTTCCAGACTTACTGAGAATCGGTATAGGTTTTGTAGCGGGAATTGTGATTGGGATATTTAGCAGTATGCTTGGTGTCGCAGGTGGTGAATTGATTATCCCTACGATCATTCTGGTGTTTGCAATTGATATCAAATTAGCAGGAAGTTTGAGTCTTGCAATCAGCATTCCCACAATCATCATGGGTCTATTCAAATATAGAAGTCAGCAACGACTCAAAGAAGTGAAATCAGATCAAAGATTCATTGTTTCAATGGCATCTGGTTCAATACTAGGAGCATTCGTTGGTAGCAACCTTTTGAGGTATGTAGCAAGTTCTTGGTTGTATGTAATCTTGGGTGTAATTCTATTGTTATCGGCTTTGAAGTTAGCAAGGCATAAGCGATCTGCATAA
- a CDS encoding NADPH-dependent FMN reductase, translating into MVRIVGIGGSLRPNSYTQLALQVAVQRVEALGAEVEILDLRQLQLPFCTGAKEYLEYPDVKRLQDTVSQSDGLILATPEYHGGVSGVLKNALDLMSFEQLSDKVTGLISVLGGQSNSNALNDLRLIVRWVHGWVIPEQIAIGQAWGAFSPEGKLVDEKLSQRFDEFAQSLVDNTRKLRGVN; encoded by the coding sequence ATGGTGAGAATTGTTGGTATTGGTGGTAGTTTAAGACCAAACTCCTATACGCAGCTTGCTTTACAAGTAGCAGTGCAAAGAGTAGAAGCCCTTGGTGCAGAGGTAGAAATTCTTGATTTAAGACAGTTGCAGTTACCGTTTTGCACTGGCGCAAAAGAGTATCTAGAATACCCAGATGTTAAGCGGTTACAGGATACAGTCAGTCAGTCAGATGGATTAATTTTAGCCACACCTGAGTATCATGGTGGGGTTAGTGGTGTCCTGAAAAATGCTCTAGATTTGATGAGCTTTGAGCAACTGTCTGATAAAGTGACAGGACTAATCAGCGTATTGGGCGGTCAGTCAAATAGTAACGCATTAAATGACCTACGGCTAATTGTCAGATGGGTGCATGGTTGGGTAATTCCAGAACAAATTGCGATCGGACAAGCTTGGGGTGCATTCAGTCCTGAAGGCAAACTCGTAGATGAAAAGCTTTCTCAAAGATTTGATGAATTTGCTCAAAGTTTAGTTGATAACACTCGCAAGCTGCGAGGCGTGAATTAG